From a region of the Calliphora vicina chromosome 4, idCalVici1.1, whole genome shotgun sequence genome:
- the LOC135958358 gene encoding uncharacterized protein LOC135958358, whose amino-acid sequence MKIVVKLKSLGFNGIIHDLTVVALERQGLPTLIISSAYLPYDEANPPSRAVRTLVDWCNTRGHDLIIGCDANAHHTLWGSSDINDRGECLLQYLLSTNLSVCNRGNIPTFFNRIREQVIDITLVGNTDSVRILDWRVSLECSFSDHHRIVFTIQLTLDREKPFRNPRKTDWVKFCNLSDTIPHPAMDRLNGTRDLDDSVDFLSRSLREAYYASCRERQGPRKFRQPWWNPRLMQLRKECRKLFNKAKRDQDLLSWDDYRQSFNTFKRETRRAKRASWERFCGELENTTEASRLRKVLSKDPGTPGFLMKPDGNFTESSIETLELLMETHFPGCRDDENEVSASEHLAASQIHISELVRSIVSVEKISWAVSSFKPYKSPGPDGIFPALLQKSISTIMPWLIMIFSQQQEEQDDETEEKQNQ is encoded by the exons atgaagattgttgtaaaacttaaATCATTGGGATTTAACGGTATCATACATGATTTAACGGTAGTTGCACTAGAGCGACAAGGGTTACCAACCCTAATCATATCATCTGCGTACCTACCATACGACGAAGCTAATCCGCCCTCACGTGCCGTACGCACACTTGTAGACTGGTGTAACACAAGGGGCCATGATCTCATCATAGGATGTGATGCTAATGCCCATCATACTCTGTGGGGGAGCTCGGATATAAATGACAGGGGTGAGTGTTTACTTCAATACCTTCTATCTACTAACCTAAGTGTTTGCAATAGGGGTAATATACCAACGTTCTTCAATAGGATCAGGGAGCAGGTCATTGATATTACTTTGGTAGGGAACACTGACTCAGTTAGAATTCTTGATTGGAGAGTTTCACTCGAGTGCTCATTCTCCGATCACCACAGGATAGTGTTTACGATACAGCTTACACTGGATAGGGAAAAACCCTTTAGAAATCCTAGGAAAACCGACTGGGTCAAATTCTGTAATCTTAGTGACACCATACCACATCCAGCAATGGATAGATTAAATGGTACACGGGACTTGGACGACTCGGTGGATTTTCTATCCAGGTCATTAAGGGAAGCCTACTATGCTTCGTGTAGGGAGCGGCAGGGACCTAGGAAATTCCGGCAACCATGGTGGAATCCTAGACTAATGCAGCTAAGAAAGGAatgtagaaaactttttaataaggcGAAGAGGGACCAAGACTTGTTAAGCTGGGACGATTATCGTCAAAGCTTCAACACTTTCAAGAGGGAAACCAGACGGGCAAAGAGGGCATCTTGGGAGCGTTTCTGTGGGGAACTGGAGAATACCACGGAGGCATCGCGTCTACGAAAGGTACTATCCAAGGATCCTGGTACGCCTGGATTCCTGATGAAACCGGATGGTAACTTTACTGAAAGTAGTATCGAAACTTTGGAACTGCTAATGGAGACACACTTTCCGGGTTGCAGGGATGATGaaaatgaggtatccgcttcgGAGCATCTTGCAGCTTCTCAAATCCACATAAGTGAATTAGTTAGATCCATTGTTAGCGTGGAGAAAATCTCGTGGGCGGTGTCATCTTTTAAGCCCTATAAATCACCAGGGCCAGATGGCATATTCCCAGCGTtactccaaaaatcgatttcaacCATCATGCCATGGCTTATAATGATATTTAG CCAACAGCAAGAGGAACAAGATGATGAAACAGAGGAGAAACAAAATCAGTAA